The sequence CGCCTGAGGGTTCCGGGTAAGATCCGGGCAACCGGATCAGGCTAGCCGGCGGTTCGTTCTTGCTCGTTCCTGAGGGCCGCCAGCGAAAGCATCAAGCGAACGCGATAAGCGTGTAGGCTTTCGACCGTAAGGCTTTTCGGACGGGGGTTCGACTCCCCCCGCCTCCACCAAATTCCTCATCTGTAATCAATAGGCTATTTTGTTTTTCACCCCGAGAACCTGCCCGGGCCGGGTACTGGAGATAAGGCTGCCTGCACTCCAGCCGCCGCCTAATGCGCGATAGAGCGCAACGAGGTCTGCCGTGACTCCGGTTTGGCTTTGCACCAGTTGATCTTCGTTGGTGTAGAGGTCGCGTTGTGCTTCCAGGACCGACAAAAAATCGGTGAGCCCCGCGCGGTACTGCTCATCAGCAAGATGCACTGACAACTGACTCTGCTTCACGGCCTGGCCCAAGTGGTCACGGCGTTCCTGTTCCTGGGAATAGTTCACCAATGCGTTCTCAACTTCTTCGAGCGCATTCAAGATTGTTGATTGATAACTGATCAGGGCCTGGCGCTCGCGTGAGCTCTGCACCTTGATGTTGGAGCGAATGCGTCCTCCGGTAAATAACGGCAGACTGATCCCAGGACCCACGGAATAGAAGTTGCCCAGCCCGAGGGTCAGATCGTGCAATTGAGTGGCCTGGCGTCCCGCCGTCCCGGTAAGAAAGAAGTGAGGGAAGCGCTCGGCCTTCGCTTCCCCAATCCGGGCCGTAGCGGCCGCGAGCTGCGCCTCAGCACGGCGAATATCAGGCCTCCGCTGCAACAGGTCAGAGGGCAGGCCGACTTGAACGTCGGGACCCGCTGAAGGAATCGGCCTGGTCTTTTCGAGCTCCGTACGCAGCGCGCCGGGTTCTTCGCCAAGCAGAACGCCCAGCCGATGAATAGAAATATCGATGCCAGCCAGCAGAGTTGGAACAACGGATTGTGTGGCAGCGAGTTGTGCCGCCGCGCGCGACACATCGAGTTCGGTCGCGAGGCCGGCCTTGGCTCTGGCCGTCGTCAGGTCAAGAGTTTCCTGTTGCGTCTTGATGTTCTTGTTCGCGATCCCGAGGCGCTGCTGGTATCCGCGCAACTGCGCATAGGCCTGACCGACATCGCCCAGAAGCATCACAAGCACGTCCCGGCGATTTTCCTCCTGGGCCTCGATATCCGCTTTCGATGCCTGGACGCGGCGACGGGTCCCGCCAAAGACATCGAGCTCCCACGAGGCGCTCAAATTGCCTTGGAAGACGTTTGTTTCGAAAGGCGAAATCAGGCTCGAAGCTTTGCCCGTATTGTTTGAAGGCGGCACCGCGCGGACCACTCCTTGATTGAATCCGCCGCGCAGCCGGGTCGCGGAAACGCCGGCGTCAACTTCAGGAAAATAGCCTGACCGCGCAATGCCGCTTGCCGCGCGGGCTTCCTGCACCCGCTCGAGCGCCAGCCTCAAATCGAGATTTCGATTCACGGCTCGCTCGACCAGCGAGTTGAGCTCCGGGTCGTTAAACGACGCCCACCAATCATCGGTTCCCGGTTCAATGGTTGAGGTTCCGCGGGCGGGCGCCACGGTCCACTGTTGCGGAACGGGAACCTGCGGACGTTTGTAGTTTGGCCCAACGGCGCAGCCTAAAAGAAGAATGGATAAAGCGGCGATGAGCAGGACCTTCAACTTCATTGGACACCTCCTGGCGCCGGATCGGAATGCTTAAGGGGCGCGCGCGATGCAGCAGGCGTTTGGATATAAACATCCATCTGCTGGCCGACGTGCAGTGGCGTGTCCGCTTCTTTGATTCGGTAAATGACCTGGAGGACCCGAGTATCCACGCGTTCAGTGCTGTCGCCTGTCAGCGACTGTTTAGGAACCACGAATGGTTCAAAGCGCACGAATTGAAGAGATATCTTTTGCGCGCCGTCGCCTCGCGGGGAGCCTATCGCAGGAGCGCCAGCCCGGACTCTCCACGAGTCTTCTTCGTCCACATCCACGCGGACATCCAGGGGTGTGACGCTTCCGAGAATCATGAGAGGCTCGCTTAGCGGCCCGCATTGCGCGTATTGGCCAGCCCGCACCTTCTTTTGCAGAACGACTCCGGCAATCGGCGAACGCGTAGTCAGGCGGTCAATATTGGTTTCAACCGCCTTCACCTGGGCTTCCGCATGGGCTACGTCGGACCTGGCGATGGCGAGGTCGGGCGCCCAGGCGCCCGCTTTCAGCAACGCGAGCGTTGATTGGGCGTCAGCCACCTGCGCCTGCGCCGCTTTATAGGCAAACTTACGGCTCTGGACGTCTTCTTCGCGGACCGCCCGCTTGTCGTGCACGCTTTCGATCAATTCCAGCTGCACCTGCGCGTTTCCAAGATTTGCCTCTGCCTCGCGCACTCGAGCTTCCGCTGGCGGAATATCTTCAGCGCGCGGCTCTTCCTCGAGTTTCGCCAGGTTCGCCTTTGCTGCAGCAAGGGCCGCACGCTTGACGGCGAGGTCCGCTTCGAGGTCGCGGCCATCAAGCGTGAAAAGCTTTTGCCCCGGCTGGACGCGGTCGCCCGCTTGCACATAAACTCCCGTAACAAGCCCGGAGACAGCGCAACTGAGATTGATGTTCTCTGTGTTAGCCTCAACAAGCCCCACCGCCCCCACGGAGGATTCAAACTTCGCAATGGGAGGCGAAAAGGGCGGCGGCTCAGCGTGGCGCACCGGTTTCATCGCAACCACTGCACCCACTGCGAAGACCAGGGCAAGGACAGCTATGAGGGGTGTGATCCTTTTCATTATTCTATTCTCCTCTCGCAAAAGACTCTGCCTCTGATTGCGTCTGCGGCAGCATGACAGGCATTGAAGCAAGGTTGCCGGCCCGCGCGGCGGCCTTCCGCCTTTTCTCTATCGTAATAATCCGGCCATCGTCCATGTGGGCGACCTGGTCGGCAAAATCGAAAATGCGAGCATCATGGGTGACGATGATCACCGCGCGGTCAGGGCGGACCGCCGCCGCGCTCAGCAGCTCCATCACCGCATGGCCGGTCCTGCCATCGAGAGCGGAGGTCGGCTCGTCGCAAACGATCAATTTCGGTTCATGAATCAGTGCCCGGGCGAGCGCCACCCTCTGCTGCTCCCCGCCTGAAAGCTCGGAAGGAAGCGCCCGCACCCGATGCGCCATGCCGAGAGCCTCAAGCAGTTCTTTGCCTTGTGAGACCGCCTGCTGCCTCCTGGCTCCCGCAGCCAGCAAAGGCACCGCAACGTTCTCTGCCGCCGTCAGGGCCGGGATCAGGTTATATTGCTGAAAGACGAAGCCCAGGTTCTCGCGCCGAAAGAGGACGAGATCTTCCTGCGACAGGCCGGCCGGGCGTTCGCCTAAGACGACCAGGTCCCCCGACGTGGCATTCAGCAAGCCCGTGATGACGCTGAGCAGCGTGGTCTTGCCGCTGCCACTCGGACCGACCAGCATGGTCAGCTCACCCTTGCGAATCTCAAGGTTGATGCCACGAAGGGCGTGCACTTCTCCTTCTCCATGGCCAAACACTTTGGTCAATTTGCGTGCGGTTACTGCCGTTCCGTGTGTCATCATATTTTCAGCTCCTGAAAACTACTGCAGGTTCGAGGACAAGCGCGCGCCGAACACTCATCAAACTGGCCAGCCCGACCACAAAAAGCACCACAACAGCGATGCCCGCCATGACTTGCCAGGGAAGGATGATCCCGCGTGTGGGTCCGTAGTTTACGAATGCTGCGAAGAAAGCTGCTGCCATCCCCATGCCGAAGGCGTATCCCGTGCTCCCGACAACCAGTGCCTGGAGCAGGATCATTCCTATGATCCGGCGATTAGTGACTCCGATGGCCTTCAAAGCGCCGAACTGCTTCAAGTTCTCGATTGTGAAGATGTAGAACGTCTGGCCGGCCACGACCGTCCCGACGATGAGGGCCACCATTACCGTAATGCCAAAATTCACGGGGATGCCCGTGTTTTTCATGTAGAAGTTGAACGCATCCCAGGAAAACTCCCTGCTCGTCCTTGCTCTCAATCCCGTTGCGGACGCAATGCGACTGCATACCTCTTTGGCGGCGAGGCCGGCATCTGGCTTTGCCAGAACGAACGAAAGCAGGTTGCGCTCGCGTCCCACGTAACCAAGCGCCTGGCTGTAGCGGGTGTGGATGACGGGCAAACTTTGAAAGGGAGCCGAGGCATCGCTGATTCCAACGATTAAGACCCGCCTGTCGTTCATCTGAAGCGTCCTGCCGGCACGAAGTGGCTGGCCAGGGAAGAAATATTCGTATCCCGCTTTGTCAATGATGGCCGCATCCGGCTGGCGAAGGTCATAGATTGAGCCCACCAGCATCTTCCGGGGAACGCCTACCAGGGTTGCATCGTCCACGCCCATCAGGATTACAGTGCGGAACTTTCCATCGGGAGCTATCGCCCGAGCCGTGCCAAGGTAGAGCGGAACTGCCCATTTCACGCCGGGAACGCTCCGCACACGATAGAGGTCGCCGTCCGGCAATGGATAAACTTCACCGTCGTAAAGCGTTTGCGGATCCATCACCCAGATGTCAGCATCCACGGCGTCCTGAATCTGGCTGGACGGCCGCGTCATGATGCCAATGAAAATGCCGACCTGATTGGCCAACAGGAATGAAGCAAAAGCGATGGCGAAGATCAGGCCGAAATACTTGGCTTTGTCCGCAACCAGCATTTTGAGAGCTACGTAGTTCACGGAAACCTCACTGATCGAATCGGATTTGGGTCAGCTACCTCACAACAGAACGACGTTTGAGGGGAGGCAGATGCGACGGTGAACGTCGGACATTAATTGAACAACGTTCAGTTCAAAGGCAAAAAAATACCCTCTTACCTGCCGTTCGCCCTCACACCTCGTATCAGGATTTCAATGGTCCGCTTAATCAGCCTCTCCCGTTCGACAAATGGGAACCCGGGCTGAGTGATCAGCAGCGCGGTAAGGCCGTGGATGCCCGCCCAGAGCGCCTGGCTGGTTTCTTCCAGGTCCGCACCCTTGATCTTCCCTTCATCCATGCATCGCCGCATAATATTGCGCATGTCCCCAAAGCACCGCTGCCCGGCCTGCGCCTTTCGTGTCTGGCAATGGTTGGGATCCTGGCGGCGCGGAGACTTTAAAATAAAGGTTACAGTGTAATGGTCCGGGTGCTTAAGACCGAACCGGATGTAGGCCTCCATCCCTTTTTTGAGCAGCTCGAGCGGGTCGCCTTTCATTTCCTGGAGAGCGGCCAGTTTATGCGCATGCAGGTAAGCGAAGGTCTCTTCACAGAGGCAATCCAGGATTTCGTCCTTGTCCTTAAAGTAGGTGTAGAGGCTTGCGGGAGAATACTCAATCCTGTCAGCAATTTTGCGCATGGAAACGTTTTCGTATCCTTCCCGCACGAACAACCAGCGTGCCGAGTCAAGGATTTGCTGCTTGAGTTCCTGCCTCTCCCGCGCCTTCCGCTCTGCGATTCCCATGCTCACTCCTGTTCAGATGCTAAACAGTGTTCATGGTTACATGAAATACTCAGTGCGTCAATAAAGTTGCCGCGTCAGCCCCGGCGGCGTTCGGCGACAATCGTCACCTGCATGTCGCGGGCGAGATCCACTACCTTTTGGACAAGGTTTCTTCCCAACATCACCGGCCAGGTGGTTGGACGCGGGCGCAGCAGGAAAATCTGGGTGATGCCATGCCTGCGGGCAAATTCTACCAGGGCCTGTGCGACCTGTTCACCCTGCAACACTCGCGTTTCAATCTGCAGGTTTCGAGCAAAGTTCAAGTGTTTTTCAACCGTCTGGCGTTCCGGGGCCGGCAAGTGATCGAAATCAGAGACGGTATGAACAAAAACCGCATAGCACTCCGCGTGCAGAAAATCGGCTACGCGCCGGCCACGACGAATCAGGGCTGCAGTCGAGGGGTCGCCTGTTATGTGTATCAGCAAGCGATCTGACGGCCTGGCTGCACTCAATGGACTGCTGGTACGATCCGCGGCTGAATCTGCGCGCTGAATTCCGGGCCCTGCAGGCGGTTCGTGGCGGATGTCGATTTCGTGCGCCGCCTGGCGCAGTGCGAGTTCGCGCAAAGCGACCAGGTTCGGCTCCTTGAAAAAGTTTTCCAATGCCTGCTGCGCTTTGTGCTCCGGGTATACGGCCCCGCGCTTCAGGCGGTTCAACAGCGCCTGCGGCAGCAAGTCCACCATGACGACTTCATCTGCCTGCTTAACCACCCAGTCTGGTATCGTTTCCCGGACCCTCACGCCAGTGAATTGCCAGACTGTATCATTCAGGCTTTCCAGATGTTGCACGTTCATATTGGTCAGGACGTTGATTCCGCTATCCAGAAGGACGTGAACATCCTCCCATCGCTTGGCCCTTTCTGACCCGGGAACGTTGGTGTGCGCAAACTCATCCACCACGCAGACCTGAGGCCGGCGGGCCAGGATACTCTCCGTATCCATTTCTTCGAAGGCGCTCCCGCGGTACTGCAATTTGCGTCTGGGGATGGTTTCAAGCCCTCGGGTCTTTTCAATGGTGTCCTTGCGGCCGTGGGGCTCAAAATAACCGATGACGACATCCACACCCTGCTGCTTCAGGCCCTGTGCTTCTTCCAACATGCGGCAGGTTTTACCCACCCCGACGGCGTAACCGAGGAGAAGTTTCAACGTGCCTCTGTGGCTGGCCGCTGGCATTTGGAATCCTCTATTGCGGGAAGACCCGTACGTCGATTCCTTCGGCGGATTCGATCAGCCGATCAATGCTGCCGCCGAACAGCCGTTCTCTCCAACTTTCCCTTCTACTGCGGCGGATAAAAATTTGTGTAATCCCGCGGGCATGCGCGAAACGGAGAACAGCTCCGACCCAGCCCTCACCGTCGAGCACTTCCACTTTTGCGCTGAGTGTCCCGGCATATCGCAGGTTTTCCTCCAGCACAGCTTCACTTTCAGCAAACGGCTGGAGCCCCTTAATGTGGACGACGTAAAATTCGCCGTGGAAACGGTCTGCGTTGCGACGGCCGCTTTCGAGCATTTCCCGCGAATCGATGCCGGCATTAACGCACACCAGGATCCGCTCCTGAGTGCCCCATAACTGCTCAATCCCGTGACAGCGCAAGTATGTTTCCAATTGATGTTCGACGATATCAGCAGTGAGCAGCAACGCCATTTCCCGCAATTCACCAAGTTCCTGTTGTTGGGCAAAATGAGGCCCTGGCGGAAGGTATTCCGCGGGTCCCGTGATGTCAGCCTTGCTCCGCAGGCACATTTCAGGAGGAGCATCGACCACCTCAATTTCGTCTGCAGATCTCAGGAAATCGAGGGGCACAACTTCAGTCACGGCCCGGCCTGTGACTTTTTCCACTCTTTCACGGTACTCGGCGATGTATTGCAGGTTAATCGAGGCGAGGATGGAGATTCCGGCGGTCAGCAGCTCTTCCACATCCTCCCACCTCTTTGCATGGCGGCCGAAGGGCGGGTTGTCATACGCGATGCCATCCACGACACAAAGTTCCGGACAACGCCGTAGGATT is a genomic window of Acidobacteriota bacterium containing:
- a CDS encoding ABC transporter ATP-binding protein; this encodes MMTHGTAVTARKLTKVFGHGEGEVHALRGINLEIRKGELTMLVGPSGSGKTTLLSVITGLLNATSGDLVVLGERPAGLSQEDLVLFRRENLGFVFQQYNLIPALTAAENVAVPLLAAGARRQQAVSQGKELLEALGMAHRVRALPSELSGGEQQRVALARALIHEPKLIVCDEPTSALDGRTGHAVMELLSAAAVRPDRAVIIVTHDARIFDFADQVAHMDDGRIITIEKRRKAAARAGNLASMPVMLPQTQSEAESFARGE
- a CDS encoding FtsX-like permease family protein, with the protein product MNYVALKMLVADKAKYFGLIFAIAFASFLLANQVGIFIGIMTRPSSQIQDAVDADIWVMDPQTLYDGEVYPLPDGDLYRVRSVPGVKWAVPLYLGTARAIAPDGKFRTVILMGVDDATLVGVPRKMLVGSIYDLRQPDAAIIDKAGYEYFFPGQPLRAGRTLQMNDRRVLIVGISDASAPFQSLPVIHTRYSQALGYVGRERNLLSFVLAKPDAGLAAKEVCSRIASATGLRARTSREFSWDAFNFYMKNTGIPVNFGITVMVALIVGTVVAGQTFYIFTIENLKQFGALKAIGVTNRRIIGMILLQALVVGSTGYAFGMGMAAAFFAAFVNYGPTRGIILPWQVMAGIAVVVLFVVGLASLMSVRRALVLEPAVVFRS
- a CDS encoding efflux transporter outer membrane subunit, which encodes MKLKVLLIAALSILLLGCAVGPNYKRPQVPVPQQWTVAPARGTSTIEPGTDDWWASFNDPELNSLVERAVNRNLDLRLALERVQEARAASGIARSGYFPEVDAGVSATRLRGGFNQGVVRAVPPSNNTGKASSLISPFETNVFQGNLSASWELDVFGGTRRRVQASKADIEAQEENRRDVLVMLLGDVGQAYAQLRGYQQRLGIANKNIKTQQETLDLTTARAKAGLATELDVSRAAAQLAATQSVVPTLLAGIDISIHRLGVLLGEEPGALRTELEKTRPIPSAGPDVQVGLPSDLLQRRPDIRRAEAQLAAATARIGEAKAERFPHFFLTGTAGRQATQLHDLTLGLGNFYSVGPGISLPLFTGGRIRSNIKVQSSRERQALISYQSTILNALEEVENALVNYSQEQERRDHLGQAVKQSQLSVHLADEQYRAGLTDFLSVLEAQRDLYTNEDQLVQSQTGVTADLVALYRALGGGWSAGSLISSTRPGQVLGVKNKIAY
- a CDS encoding biotin/lipoyl-binding protein, producing MKRITPLIAVLALVFAVGAVVAMKPVRHAEPPPFSPPIAKFESSVGAVGLVEANTENINLSCAVSGLVTGVYVQAGDRVQPGQKLFTLDGRDLEADLAVKRAALAAAKANLAKLEEEPRAEDIPPAEARVREAEANLGNAQVQLELIESVHDKRAVREEDVQSRKFAYKAAQAQVADAQSTLALLKAGAWAPDLAIARSDVAHAEAQVKAVETNIDRLTTRSPIAGVVLQKKVRAGQYAQCGPLSEPLMILGSVTPLDVRVDVDEEDSWRVRAGAPAIGSPRGDGAQKISLQFVRFEPFVVPKQSLTGDSTERVDTRVLQVIYRIKEADTPLHVGQQMDVYIQTPAASRAPLKHSDPAPGGVQ
- a CDS encoding TetR/AcrR family transcriptional regulator; translation: MGIAERKARERQELKQQILDSARWLFVREGYENVSMRKIADRIEYSPASLYTYFKDKDEILDCLCEETFAYLHAHKLAALQEMKGDPLELLKKGMEAYIRFGLKHPDHYTVTFILKSPRRQDPNHCQTRKAQAGQRCFGDMRNIMRRCMDEGKIKGADLEETSQALWAGIHGLTALLITQPGFPFVERERLIKRTIEILIRGVRANGR
- a CDS encoding histidine kinase translates to MPAASHRGTLKLLLGYAVGVGKTCRMLEEAQGLKQQGVDVVIGYFEPHGRKDTIEKTRGLETIPRRKLQYRGSAFEEMDTESILARRPQVCVVDEFAHTNVPGSERAKRWEDVHVLLDSGINVLTNMNVQHLESLNDTVWQFTGVRVRETIPDWVVKQADEVVMVDLLPQALLNRLKRGAVYPEHKAQQALENFFKEPNLVALRELALRQAAHEIDIRHEPPAGPGIQRADSAADRTSSPLSAARPSDRLLIHITGDPSTAALIRRGRRVADFLHAECYAVFVHTVSDFDHLPAPERQTVEKHLNFARNLQIETRVLQGEQVAQALVEFARRHGITQIFLLRPRPTTWPVMLGRNLVQKVVDLARDMQVTIVAERRRG